From Polynucleobacter ibericus:
TCTTTCTCAAATTTCTTTTTTATTAAGCAATTTTATAAACTTAGTTAGCTTAGCTTTTTACGTAAGAGTTCATTTACCTGGCCTGGATTAGCCTTACCTTGTGAGGCCTTCATAATCTGGCCCACTAGGGCATTAAAAGCCTTCTCTTTGCCAGAGCGGAACTCTTCAACAGACTTCTGATTAGCTGCCAGAACTTGATCAATGATTGTTTCGAGTGCGCCACTGTCACTAATTTGCTTCAAGCCTTTGGCATCAATGACTTGATCAACCGTGCTAATGGCTTTACCCGTAATTGCCTCTTCCCAAAGAATGGCAAAGATATCTTTAGCAATCTTATTGGAGATGGTGCCGTCTGCTACGCGAGTCAGCAATGGCGCTAAATGCTCTGCCTTTAATGGCGCATCTGCTGCGGCAATACCTGCGCGGTTTAATGACGATGCAAGTTCACCAGCAATTAAATTAGCGGCTGCTTTTGCCAATGGCTTACCAACGATAGCCAAGAGGTCTTCAAATACTTTGGCAGTATCACGATCTTGCGTGAGCAACTGGGCATCGTAAGCGCTCAAACCAAACTCGCTTTGCCACTGTTCGCGCAATTGCGCGGGGAGCGCGGGCATTTTGCTACGTACATCCGCAATCCATGCGTCATCAATGACTACTGGCAATAAATCAGGATCCGGGAAATAGCGATAGTCGTTGGCATCTTCTTTACTGCGCATGCTGCGCGTTTCACCACGATCAGGATCATATAAACGCGTTTCTTGAACAACAGTGCCACCATCTTCAATCAGCTCAATTTGACGACGAACTTCGTATTGAATGGCTTCTTCCAAAAAGCGGAAAGAGTTCAAATTTTTAATTTCACAACGAGTACCAAACTCAACCTGACCCTTAGGGCGAACGGATACGTTGGCGTCGCAACGGAAAGAGCCCTCTTGCATATTGCCGTCGCAAACTCCGAGCCAAACGACTAGGCCATGCAAAGCCTTGGCATAGGCAACTGCTTCAGCTGCACTGCGCATGACTGGCTCAGTCACGATCTCTAGCAGGGGTGTGCCAGCACGATTTAAGTCGATACCGCTAGAAGGCTCGCCATGGGGGCCAGTAAAGCCCTCCTCGTGAACTGATTTGCCCGCATCTTCTTCCATATGGGCACGAGTGAGCTCAACTACTTTTACCTCATCGCCTACCAACATTTCAAGATGTCCGCCAACAACAACCGGAATATCCATCTGACTAATTTGATAGCCCTTTGGCAAATCAGGATAGAAATAATTCTTACGCGCAAAAATACTTGCCGGTGAAATCTTCGCATTCACAGCCAAACCAAAACGAATAGCATGTTCAACAGCTTGACGATTTAGCACTGGTAAAACACCAGGCAATGCCAGATCAACTGCACATGCTTGTGTATTTGGTTCTGCACCAAAGCGTGTACTTGCGCCACTAAAAATCTTGGACTGCGTTTGTAGCTGTGCGTGGGTCTCTAGACCAATAACGACTTCCCATTGCATCATGCCACCTCGCTTGCTGGTCGCAAATGCCAATCACTGGCTTGCTGATATTGATGAGCTACCTGCAACAAGCGTGCTTCAGAAAAATAATTGCCAATCAACTGCATACCAATAGGTAGGTTGTTTGCATTAAATCCACAAGGAACGCTCATCGCTGGCAAGCCTGCTAAGTTCGTAGAAAGCGTATAAATATCTTCTAAGTACATTTGTACAGGGTCTTTTGACTTCTCACCCAAGCGCCAGGCTACATCAGGAGCTACAGGCCCAAGGATGACATCGCACTGATTAAATGCAGCCTGGAAATCTGCCGCAATAATGCGACGAATTTTTTGCGCTTGAAGATAGTAAGCGTCGTAGTAGCCGTGGCAAAGAACATACGTTCCAATCATGATGCGGCGCTTTACTTCTGAGCCAAAACCTTCGGTGCGTGACTTCGCATACATATCATTAAGATCACGATATTCGTTAGCGCGATGTCCATAACGAACACCATCAAAGCGACTCAAATTACTGGATGCTTCAGCTGGAGCTAAAACGTAATACACCGGAATGGATAACTTTGTCTTAGGCAAACTCACTTCAATTAATGTGGCGCCTAGGTTTTCTAAAAGCTTAGCTGCTTCATTAACAGATTTCGCAACATCACTTGCTAAACCTTCTGCAAAGAATTCTTTTGGCAAACCAACGCGTAGACCTTCTAGTGGTTTTGCAACATTTGCATTACCTTCTTTCCAAACCTGATTGAGGTAACGGCCATAGTCTTCACCAGAATCCGCCAATGAAGTGGAGTCACGCGGATCATGCGAGGACATTGCTGAGAGCAGCAAAGCACAATCTTCCGCTGTCTTGCCCATCGGGCCAGCTTGATCTAGTGAGGATGCGTAAGCGATCATGCCGTAGCGTGATACTCGCCCATAGCTAGGCTTAATTCCAGTCAAGCCACAAAATGCAGCAGGCTGACGAATCGAGCCGCCGGTATCGGTACCGGTCGCAATCGGAGCCAAGCCAGCAGCAACAGCTGCAGCTGAGCCCCCAGATGAGCCTCCAGCTACGTGGGCAGAATTCCAAGGATTTAAAACTGGTCCAAAGGCGGAGTTTTCATTAGAGGAACCCATCGCAAACTCATCCATATTGGTTTTACCCAAACAAACCATACCAGCGGCATGGGGATTGTTTTCGTCTGGCATTCCCAGATTAGCAACCACAGTGGCATCAAAAGGGCTCTGATACCCAGACAAGATTTTGGAGGCCGCAGTAGTCTTCCAGCCCCGGGTAACGAAGACATCTTTATGTGCCACTGGGATACCAGTCAATTTTCTGGCTTTACCAGAAGAAATGAGCTGATCTGCTTTATTTGCTTGCTCTAAACTTAAGTGAGCATTCACATCAAGATAAGCATTCCATTGTTTTCCAGCCTCAATACGTTCTAAAAAGTACTGGGTTAACTCGGTGCTGGAGACCTCTTTTGCTGCCAGTGCTTTTGCCATTAAAGCGATAGGGGTGTTGTGCCAACTCATTCGATCACCCTTGGCACTAAGAAATAGCCATCATGCTGCGCAGGGGCTGATTTCATATTTTCTGCGCGATGATCTGACTCAGTCACCTGATCAACCCTCAGGGGCTGGGCCAAATCACGTAAAAAGAGGATTGGGTGAGCTAAAGGCTCAAGACCGGTTGTATCAACAGCCTGCATTTCTTCCACCAAGGAAAAAATAGCCTGCAATTGAGGCAAAACTGCCTCAGCTTCTGCCTGATTTAACTCAAGCCTCGAAAGGTGCGCAATGCGCTGGACATCATCAAGTTTCATGGGGCGCTAGAGTATCATTCCTATATATTTTCATTAACACTTTCTATTTTCCCACTACATCATGTTTGGTTTTTTCCGCAGCTACTTTTCCAATGACCTAGCCATCGACCTAGGAACCGCTAACACCTTAATTTATATGCGTGAGCGGGGTATTGTCCTCGATGAACCCTCTGTTGTGGCAATTCGCCAAGAGGGTGGTCCAAATGGCAAAAAGACCATTTTGGCCGTTGGTAAAGAGGCAAAAGCCATGTTGGGACGTGTTCCAGGCAACATTGAGGCGATTCGTCCAATGAAAGATGGCGTTATTGCCGATTTCACCATTACCGAACAAATGCTCAAGCAATTTATCAAGCTTGTGCATGAAAGCAAATTATTAAAGCCAAGCCCACGCATCATCATTTGTGTTCCTTGTGGATCTACTCAAGTTGAACGTCGCGCAATTCGTGAGTCTGCATTAGGTGCTGGTGCATCACAAGTATTTTTGATTGAAGAACCAATGGCTGCTGCGATTGGCTCTGGCTTGCCAGTTTCCGAAGCTGCTGGTTCGATGGTTGTCGACATTGGTGGCGGCACAACTGAAGTTGGCGTGATGTCATTAGGTGGCATGGTTTACAAAGGTTCTGTGCGCGTTGGTGGCGACAAGTTTGATGAAGCCATTACCAATTACATCCGTCGTAACTACGGCATGTTGATTGGTGAACAAACTGCTGAGCTGATCAAGAAAACAATTGGCTCTGCATTCCCTGGCGCAGAAGTGCGCGAGATGGAAGTAAAGGGTCGCAATCTTTCTGAAGGCATTCCACGTAGCTTCACTGTTACTAGCAATGAAATTTTGGAAGCATTAACAGATCCATTGAATCAAATTGTCACTGCAGTTAAAGCTGCTCTTGAGCAGATTCCACCTGAGTTGGCGTCTGATATTGCCGAGCGCGGCATGATGCTGACCGGCGGCGGAGCCTTACTACGCGACCTGGATCGCCTCTTGCTTGAAGAAACTGGCTTGCCAATTCATGTTGCAGAAGATCCATTAACTTGCGTGGCTCGTGGTTGCGGTATTGCACTCGAGCGCATGGATAAGTTAGGCGGAGTGTTCTCGCACGAGTAAGCGACATACACGTCGAATAGGGAATTGCAACATAGCGCTCCACCACTTTTCAGACAGGGCATTCCGGCCTTACTTAAACTGATTGTCTGTCTGTCGATCAGCATCGCTCTGATGCTGATCGATTTTCGCTTTAAAGCACTCGACCCCATCCGCAATAACGTCAATTGGATTTTGCGACCACTTGAATATGTGATGATGATGCCGCGCAATGCGCTTGAAGCAACATCAGAGTATTTCACAACAAGATCGACTCTTGATCAAGAAAACCAAGTGATGAAAGTGCGTCAAGCAGAACTTTCCTTGCTGGCAAATCAATCTGAATTTTTGATGGTGGAAAACCAAAACTTGCGCGAGCTGATGGCTTTGCAAAAACAAGTGCCGTTCAAAACATTGCCAGTTGAAATTCTATTTAATCCACCTAACCCAATTTCTCAGCGCATTGTCATTAATCGTGGCAGCAATGATGGCCTCAAGCTGGGCAACCCAATCGCCAATGATTCCGGCATATTGGGTCAAGTGGTGCGCCTTTATGAGCGTTCTGCAGAGGTTTCGCTACTCGAGGACCGAGATTTTGCGGTTCCTGTGCAAGTGGCGCGTAACGGACTGCGTGCGGCCGTTTTTGGGGCTGGACGCGGCAACCCTTTAGAACTGCGCTATTTACCAGTTGCCAGCGACCTTGAAGTTGGAGACATTTTGCTTACTTCGGGAATTGACGGCATTTACCCTCCTGGCTTTGCTGTAGCAGTAATTAGCAAAATTGAGCGCAATGCCGATAAGAATTCTTCAAATGTATTTTGCGTACCAGTTGCCGCAGTTAATCGCTATCGCCAAGCTCTTGCACTTTTGTATGACCCGCAATTTGATGCAAAGGCTCCCGCTATTAACAACAAATCTGCAACTGGCGCACCTTTAACCAATACGCCAGGCAGACGTCAAACTCGCGCGCGAGGAATGCAATGATCGATTTCCAGAGCGGCTATATTCTGCGCCCGGTAAATCCGGTCTTCATTTATTTCAGCTTATTTTGTGCACTGTTATTAAACCTGTTGCCTATTGGCAATTATGGTTGGGTGCCCGACTGGCTAATTCTGAGTATCGTGTTTTGGAATATTCATCAGCATCGTTATGTCAGCGTGATTACCGCTTTCATTTTAGGTCTGATGATGGATGTTCATAACTCAGATCTATTGGGCTTACATGCCTTTAGTTATTCGCTCGTAGCCTATGTGGCCATCTCATGGCATCGACGCATTGTGGCTCTGAGCGTTCTCTCGCAAGCCTTACACCTATTGCCTATTTTCCTATTGGTGTCACTATTTCCAGTGCTGGCACATTGGCTGCTGAGCGGTGAGCTCTACTGGTGGGCTCTGACTGGCGCTATTCAGGCGCTAATTGAAGCAATGCTTTGGCCATTAGCAACCCGCATCTTGCTAGCACCGCAGCGTCGCCCTATAGATGTTGATCACAATCGACCTCTCTAAGAATTGACATGGTTTCTTTTAAAAAACCGGATCTCGATTCATTTCAAGAGCGCATTCACATTGCGACTCTCTTTGTCACATTTTGTTTTTTACTACTCATCACGCGTCTAGTTTGGCTGCAGCTTGTTAGCCATGGAAAATATGCGCTGCTGGCAGAGAGCAATCGCATTGCATTAGTGCCCGCGCCCGCCAACCGCGGTCTTTTAATTGATCGTAATGGCATCGTCATTGGGCGTAACTATTCTGCATTAACCCTGGATGTGAATGCAGAAGAGGTCAAAGGCAACGTAGATCAATTAATCAATGATCTTTCTGAAATCATTGATATTTCGCCTCGAGATCGCCGCAATTTCAAGCGTTCTCTAGAGGATTCCCGCAATATGGGAACTTTTCCCCTACGATCGATGCTGAACGAGACTGAAACAGCCCGTTTTATGGCTAATCGCTATCGCTTCCCTGGGGTAGAAATCCGCGCCAGAAGCTTTCGGGAGTACCCATATAACGAATTAGCCTCCCATCTTATTGGCTATATTGGGCGCGTTTCCCAAAAAGATAAGGAGCGCATGCAGGCTGAAATTGAGGGTGCCAAAGCTGATGACCCCGATGCACTGCAAGCCTCTTTTTTGCCGGGCATTCAGTACGTCGGCAAGATTGGCCTAGAGCAAAGCTATGAAAACGTTTTGCGTGGTGTGCCTGGATACGATCAAGTTGAAATTACTGCGGGCGGTAAACCAGTTCGCACACTTTCAAGCTCGCCATCGGTGCCCGGTAAAAATGTTGTGCTCTCTGTTGATATCAAGTTGCAATATTTAGTTGAACAACTCTATGGCAATTTCCGTGGTGCGTTTGTTGCCATTGAACCAGAGACGGGCGACGTGTTGGCATTTGTATCTAAACCCAACTTCAATCCAAATGACTTTGTTGAGGGGATTGATTCCGTTACCTGGAAAGAGCTCAATGATTCTCCGCAGAAGCCACTCTATAACCGTCCGCTAAAGGGCATCTACCCACCAGGATCAACTTATAAACCTTTTATGGCGCTTGCTGCTTTAGAGAATAAAAAGCGCACGCCATCACAAACGATTTCTGATCCTGGTTACTTCGACTTTGGTAATCACACCTTCCGCGATGATAAAAAAGGTGGTCACGGCATTGTTGATATGCAAAAGTCAATCGTGGAGTCTTGTGATACTTATTACTATCTGCTTGCACGCGATATGGGTGTGAATATGATGCATGACTTTATGAAGCCTCTCGGCTTTGGTCAAATCACTGGCATTGATTTGCAAGGTGAATCAAAAGGCGTATTACCATCTACAGAGTGGAAGAAAAATACCTTCAAAAAACCAGAGCAACAAAAATGGTACGAGGGTGAAACTATTTCTTTAGGCATTGGTCAAGGCTATAACGCGTTCACCATTTTGCAATTGGCTCATGCCATGGCAAACGTTGCTAATAACGGCATCGTCATGAAGCCTCACCTAGTTAAAGCAATTGAAGATCCCTTTACTCGCAATCGGGTGTTAACGACACCAAAAGAAAGTTATCGCATCGATCTGAATGCTGAAAATATTGAGGTGATTAAAAAAGCGATGCTAGAGGTAAACATTACTGGTACTTCTGCGGCAGCATTTAAAGGCACCGGATATCAAGTGGGCGGAAAAACTGGTACCGCTCAAGTATTTAGCTTGAACTCAAAAGAATATAAGCACAGCGCCACTGCAGAATTTTTACGTGATCACGCTTTATATATCGCATTTGCTCCAGTCGATAAGCCAACGATTGTTATAGCAATGGTGGTTGAAAATGCAGGCTTTGGTGCGCAACATGCTGCACCAATTGCGCGTAAGGCACTGGACTACTACATAGAGGGCAAGTGGCCTAAGGAGATTCCTGAATGGAAAAGAGCCCCTTAATTAAAGTTAAAGGATTTTTCTTAGGAATCTTTGCAGGCTTAGACCGTCAGCTAGGCCTTATTCTGCTTGGCTTAGCGGCTGCTGGCTTTTTTACCTTCCTGTCTGCTAGTCAAAATACACCTGTTCAAATCGCAGATGAATTACGCAATCTCGCATTGTCATTTGTGGTGATGTGGGTTGTCTCACGCATCCCACCAAAATGGCTGGAGATGGGTGCGGTTTGGATTTATGGATTCGGTGTGGCACTTTTAGTCGCAGTGGCTGTATTTGGATTAATTAAAAAAGGTGCGCGTCGTTGGCTCAATATTGGATTTGTTATTCAGCCATCTGAAATCATGAAGATCGCAATGCCACTAATGCTTGCTTGGTACTTTCAAAAGCGTGAGGGCATTCAAAAATCGTGGGACTATGGTGTTGCTGCCATCATCTTGGCGATCCCTGTTTTTTTAATTGCTCGCCAACCAGATTTAGGAACTGCTCTCTTGGTTTTTGCAGCAGGTTTATACGTCATCATTCTGGCTGGCCTGCCCTGGAAATGGATTCTGCCTTTCGTAGGACTCGGTGTTCTGGGAATTTTGTTGATCATTATTTTCGGCAGCACTATATGTGCTCATGATGTGGTTTGGCCGCTGGTACACAATTATCAAAAACACCGCATCTGTACTTTGCTAGATCCAACAAGTGATCCATTAGGAAAAGGTTTTCACACAATTCAATCGATGATTGCGATTGGCTCTGGCGGATTCTTTGGTAAAGGCTGGTTCCAGGGAACGCAAGCCCACTTAGAGTTCATTCCAGAAAAACATACTGACTTCGTATTTGCCGTTTTCTCGGAAGAGTTTGGTCTGTTAGGCAATCTTGTTTTGCTCGGACTTTTCTTTGCATTAATTAAGAGGGGCCTAGCCATCTCTGCCAGTGCGCCAAATTTATTTACGCGATTACTTGGTGCAGCAGTAACCTTAATCTTCTTTACCTACGCATTCGTGAATATCGGAATGGTAAGTGGTTTATTACCGGTGGTTGGGGTGCCGCTGCCATTTATAAGTTATGGCGGTACAGCACTTGTAACGCTAGGATTTGGGGCAGGAATACTCATGAGCATTCATCGTCATCGACGCTTAGTGCAAAGCTAACCCAATTGGATGCAGCCCTTTTCCTCTGTATCTGAAGGAAATAAAAAAGCCCGGCGTACCGGGCTTTTTTATTAACAAAGGAAGAATTACTTCTTACGCTTGTTAACTGAATCTTTAAATGCTTTACCAGCAGAAAACTTAACAGTTTTTGCAGCAGCAATTTTGAGTGGCTCGCCAGTTTTTGGGTTACGACCCATACGTGCAGCGCGCTTACCAGATGCAAAAGTACCAAAGCCGATCAGTTGTACTGAGTCACCTTTAGTAACAGCTTTGATGATTGTGTCGATTGCAGAATTCAATGCGAATTCAGCTTTGGCTTTAGAAATCTCCGCGTCGTCAGCAATCGCTGCGATTAGTTCGGCTTTGTTCAAGTGAAGCTCCTTATAGATATTGATGTCAGCGCACATTACGCTTACATGATTTTAACCACAAAAAATTACAAAAATAAAGTTGCGTTACAGCAATTTTTTACTACGACTACAAATTACTCTTCCAAAACAGTAATATCAGAAACAAAATACTCGGTATCGCCAAAACAGGTAGTTGGCAAACCAATGTGTTGCTCATACTTTAGGGCAACCTTTTTGCCTAAATTAGCATTGATTTTTTGCGCCACAGCATCTTCACGCACCGTAAAGAGGAATTTTTCTGACATCGTACCTGGCATGGAAACCATGGCCAATTCACCTTCCCAGGTTTTGCAAATATAGCCGCGATTAGAGAATTTCTGCACATACCCTGCGCGCTCACCGCTTCCATAACTCCAAGTGAGCATACCCCATGTGTAGACAGAAATACCCACTAACCCTATTAAAACAAGGCTTAAGAGCCACTTTGTAAAGCTATTCATCAGAATTTCCTTGGTAAATCTCCACACAAACCCTTAGCAGGTCCTTATATCTTCTATACACAGTATATGAGCTTCCCTGCGGAAGAAATAGTCTATTTAGCTGCAACATACAAATTAAAATACTAACAATTACCTCACTTAGATAAAACCCATGGAAATTCGCCACATCATCTTTTTTATTTTTGTAGCATCTGCGGTCTTCGTTTATTTCAGAGGAAAAGTTCGCTTTGGGGTTGTCAGATCCCTTACTGACTACCAAGTACTTTTGGCGCCAGTAAATACTCTTTTATATTTATTTTCAAAAGTGAAGGCAGGTGCCTTTATTCCAGTTAGTCAATTTCCTGAGATGAAACCCATCCAAGATAACTGGGAAACCATACGCCAAGAAGCACTTTCTTTGCAGGAGGTTGGATCGATCGCAGCAGCGACTGGATATAACGATATTGGCTTTAATTCTTTCTTTCGTACCGGCTGGAAGCGTTTTCATCTCTGTTGGTACGGGAAAGAGGTGCCATCCGCCCTAGAAAAATGCCCCAAAACTGTGGCACTTCTGAAATCCATCCCCTCGGTCAAGGCCGCCATGTTCGCCTCTCTGCCCCCGGGGGCAACGCTGGTGCGCCATCGCGACCCATATGCAGGCTCCTTACGCTATCACATTGGCTTAGTCACGCCGAATGATCCCAAATGCTTTATTGATGTAGATGGTGAGCGTTATTTCTGGAAAGATGGTGAAGCGGTCATGTTTGATGAAACCTATATTCATTTCGCCGCCAATGAAACAGATCAGCAAAGAATCATCTTATTTTGCGATGTTGAGCGCCCTGTTTACACTAAAGTAGTGGAGCTATTTAATCGCTGGTTTGGGCGCCACGTAATGAGTGCCGCCTCGTCCCAAAATGTGGAGGGTGAAAAAATAGGCTTTGTAAATGTTCTCTTTACCTATTTCTATCATCTCCGCGCGCAAGCCAAAAAGTTGAAAGCAAAACATCGATCTGTTTACTACGTAGGCAAGTGGGTACTCATTCTCGGAATTTTGTGGGCTATTTTTTGGTAAACGTCGGCCCTAGTTTTTTGGGCTCAATAATTGAACAATTTGCTCGGGACTAATAGGGCCCCAAATTTCCACTCTTTTCTTACGGCTATTCTGACCCGAAACAAATTGAATCTGTTTTTGAGGTACTCTTAACTGCTTAGAAAGCCAGGCCAATAAAAGCTCATTAGCCTTATTTTCTAAGGCTGGAGCCTGAAGCGAGATTTTTAAGCAGCCGTCATGAAGGCCAACGACTTTAGTCTGCTTTGCCCCGGGTTGGCAATGCAAATTTAACGTAATTCCGGCGGGGGTTTGTTTTAACCAAATAGGTGTCATTAAAGTACTTTAAACTTAAAACATGCCATACAAAAATTCCCAAGCTCTAGAACATCTCTTTACAAGCAACCGAGAGTGGGCTGAAGGCATGATTGCTAAAGATCCTGACTTCTTCAAGCGCTTGGTTAATCAGCAGGCGCCACAATATCTTTGGATCGGCTGCGCAGACAGTCGAGTGCCTGCAAATGAAATCGTAGACCTATTGCCGGGTGAGCTATTTGTCCATCGAAATGTTGCTAACGTAGTAGTTCATACCGATCTCAATTGTTTGTCTGTTATTCAGTTTGCGATTGACTTACTCAAGGTCAAACATATTCTGGTGGTGGGTCACTACGGATGCGCCGGTGTTCATGCAGCACTTAGCGATCGTCGCGTTGGTCTTGCTGATAATTGGTTGCGTCACGTGAAGGATGTGCACCAAAAACACGAGCGTTATTTGGGTGAATTGCTACCAACAGCTAAGCGTCAAGATCGCCTATGCGAATTAAATGTTATCGAACAAGTGGTAAATGTCTGTGAAACCACAATTGTTCAAGATGCCTGGGCACGTGGACAAGAACTTACTGTCCACGGCTGGGCATATCGTCTTGACACAGGCTTAGTCAATGATTTGGGTATGTCAATCAGCTCTACAGAAGAAATGCTAGAGCGCTATGCCAAATCGGTTAAGCGCTACGAAACAGAGCAAAACTAATTTGCTCAAATCCATTTCTAATGAAGTAGGCGTCATCCTACTCAGGCTTCTTGCCCTTTTACCTTATAGCTTACTAGTCGCTATTGGTTATGGTCTTGGATATATTGCCGCTCGTATTCCGAGCGATAGAAATAGAGTAGTAAAAACAAATCTCCACTTGTGCTTTCCAAAACTAAGCCCCACCGAAGTCGATGAACTTGCCAAAGAACATTGGAAATTACTTGGACGCAGCCTGGTAGAGAAAAGTATTATCTGGTGCGGAAGTTCAAGACAGCTGAGTAATATGATTGAGGTGAAATCTGCAGTAGACCTATCCAGCAAAAAACCGCGAATTTTAGTAAATATGCACTTCACAGGCATTGAGGGCAGCATTATTTTGAGCGCACTCTCCAAAGAAAAACATTGGCCACGTACCTCTGGATTTTTTCAAAGAATGAAAAATCCATTCTTCAACAAAAAAATCGTGGATTGGCGTAATCGTTTTGGTGGAAACTCCATCGATCGACAAGGCAATGCCAAAGCAATCATTCGAGAAATTCGCAATGGGGACTTCATCATCATTGCACCCGATATTGATCTAGGACTTAAGGATTCTGAATTCGTGCCTTTTTTTGGCATTCAAACAAATACCATCACCACCATTTCCCGCTTAGCAAAAATTACTGGCGCCGATGTATGCCTGATGACTACTACTCTAAAGGCTGATAAATCAGGCTATCTTTGCGAAATTAGAGAGCCTTTAGAAAACTTTCCAGGCACAGATCCGAAGTCAGACACTGCGCGCCTTAATCAATATTTTGAAGATGAGATTCGTCTTCGTCCAGCTGAGTACTACTGGGTACATAAGCGCTTTAAAAACTCTCCAGATAGCGGTCAAAGCCCCTATAACCCTTCTAAATAAAGGTCACTTGCCCTATCATTGAGGCATGACAGAGCGAATTGGGCTATTTGCCGATCTCCACAGCAATCTAGAAGCTTTTGAAGCCTGCATGGCTCGTGCCCAAGAGCTCGGCGTTACCCGCATGGTTTTTTTAGGTGACCTCGTGGGCTATAACGCTGACCCAATTGCCCTGATTGATCGCATTGCCGATCTTGTAGAAAGCCAAAAGGCGATCGCCATTCTTGGCAATCATGATGAAGCTGTTTTCAAGGATAGTCGCGAGCAGATGAATGCCAGCGCTAACGCTGCTATTGAATGGACCAAATCTCAACTCAGCAATAGTCATATTGAGTTTCTTAAAAATCTACCGCTCATTGTTCAAGAAGAGAAAATCTGTTTTGTGCATGCATCCGCACACAATCCTGCTGACTGGAATTACATTACGGACAGCATGAGTGCGTGGCGTTGTGTACAAAACTCTGGAAAAAATTACACCTTTGTTGGACATGCACATGAGCAAGCACTCTTTTATCAAAGTGCGGTTGGGAAATTGATTCGCTTTGCACCACATCCTGGTGATGAAATTCCAGTACTGCATCATCGCCAATGGGTAGGTGTTGTGGGCTCTCTTGGTCAACCCAGAGATGGAAATCCTGAGGCCTGCTTTGCTGTCTTTGAACCCGAAGCTGAAATTCTTACATTTCATCGCGTGGCCTACGATCACTTTACTGCTGCAGATAAAGTACGTCGCGCTGGGCTACCAGAAGACTTGGCAAATCGCCTTATTACCGGCAAATAAAATCAATGCCAATCAACACCGATATTGAAGCAGTAGACGATATATTTCAGGAAGGCAAAGTAGTGGATGGCTTTGTCTTGGGCAAGGAAGTCCATCGCGGCGGAATGGCGAGCCTCTTTTCG
This genomic window contains:
- the gatB gene encoding Asp-tRNA(Asn)/Glu-tRNA(Gln) amidotransferase subunit GatB, yielding MQWEVVIGLETHAQLQTQSKIFSGASTRFGAEPNTQACAVDLALPGVLPVLNRQAVEHAIRFGLAVNAKISPASIFARKNYFYPDLPKGYQISQMDIPVVVGGHLEMLVGDEVKVVELTRAHMEEDAGKSVHEEGFTGPHGEPSSGIDLNRAGTPLLEIVTEPVMRSAAEAVAYAKALHGLVVWLGVCDGNMQEGSFRCDANVSVRPKGQVEFGTRCEIKNLNSFRFLEEAIQYEVRRQIELIEDGGTVVQETRLYDPDRGETRSMRSKEDANDYRYFPDPDLLPVVIDDAWIADVRSKMPALPAQLREQWQSEFGLSAYDAQLLTQDRDTAKVFEDLLAIVGKPLAKAAANLIAGELASSLNRAGIAAADAPLKAEHLAPLLTRVADGTISNKIAKDIFAILWEEAITGKAISTVDQVIDAKGLKQISDSGALETIIDQVLAANQKSVEEFRSGKEKAFNALVGQIMKASQGKANPGQVNELLRKKLS
- a CDS encoding rod shape-determining protein; the encoded protein is MFGFFRSYFSNDLAIDLGTANTLIYMRERGIVLDEPSVVAIRQEGGPNGKKTILAVGKEAKAMLGRVPGNIEAIRPMKDGVIADFTITEQMLKQFIKLVHESKLLKPSPRIIICVPCGSTQVERRAIRESALGAGASQVFLIEEPMAAAIGSGLPVSEAAGSMVVDIGGGTTEVGVMSLGGMVYKGSVRVGGDKFDEAITNYIRRNYGMLIGEQTAELIKKTIGSAFPGAEVREMEVKGRNLSEGIPRSFTVTSNEILEALTDPLNQIVTAVKAALEQIPPELASDIAERGMMLTGGGALLRDLDRLLLEETGLPIHVAEDPLTCVARGCGIALERMDKLGGVFSHE
- the gatC gene encoding Asp-tRNA(Asn)/Glu-tRNA(Gln) amidotransferase subunit GatC, with amino-acid sequence MKLDDVQRIAHLSRLELNQAEAEAVLPQLQAIFSLVEEMQAVDTTGLEPLAHPILFLRDLAQPLRVDQVTESDHRAENMKSAPAQHDGYFLVPRVIE
- the mreC gene encoding rod shape-determining protein MreC yields the protein MQHSAPPLFRQGIPALLKLIVCLSISIALMLIDFRFKALDPIRNNVNWILRPLEYVMMMPRNALEATSEYFTTRSTLDQENQVMKVRQAELSLLANQSEFLMVENQNLRELMALQKQVPFKTLPVEILFNPPNPISQRIVINRGSNDGLKLGNPIANDSGILGQVVRLYERSAEVSLLEDRDFAVPVQVARNGLRAAVFGAGRGNPLELRYLPVASDLEVGDILLTSGIDGIYPPGFAVAVISKIERNADKNSSNVFCVPVAAVNRYRQALALLYDPQFDAKAPAINNKSATGAPLTNTPGRRQTRARGMQ
- the gatA gene encoding Asp-tRNA(Asn)/Glu-tRNA(Gln) amidotransferase subunit GatA, which gives rise to MSWHNTPIALMAKALAAKEVSSTELTQYFLERIEAGKQWNAYLDVNAHLSLEQANKADQLISSGKARKLTGIPVAHKDVFVTRGWKTTAASKILSGYQSPFDATVVANLGMPDENNPHAAGMVCLGKTNMDEFAMGSSNENSAFGPVLNPWNSAHVAGGSSGGSAAAVAAGLAPIATGTDTGGSIRQPAAFCGLTGIKPSYGRVSRYGMIAYASSLDQAGPMGKTAEDCALLLSAMSSHDPRDSTSLADSGEDYGRYLNQVWKEGNANVAKPLEGLRVGLPKEFFAEGLASDVAKSVNEAAKLLENLGATLIEVSLPKTKLSIPVYYVLAPAEASSNLSRFDGVRYGHRANEYRDLNDMYAKSRTEGFGSEVKRRIMIGTYVLCHGYYDAYYLQAQKIRRIIAADFQAAFNQCDVILGPVAPDVAWRLGEKSKDPVQMYLEDIYTLSTNLAGLPAMSVPCGFNANNLPIGMQLIGNYFSEARLLQVAHQYQQASDWHLRPASEVA
- the mreD gene encoding rod shape-determining protein MreD, which translates into the protein MIDFQSGYILRPVNPVFIYFSLFCALLLNLLPIGNYGWVPDWLILSIVFWNIHQHRYVSVITAFILGLMMDVHNSDLLGLHAFSYSLVAYVAISWHRRIVALSVLSQALHLLPIFLLVSLFPVLAHWLLSGELYWWALTGAIQALIEAMLWPLATRILLAPQRRPIDVDHNRPL